ATTGTGCTACCACACATCTATCAGCAGCTCATTTCACCATCCAATTACACTTCAGACATATGTCTACATAAATTTACCATGAGAGTGCATACTTCAATGTTCTATTAGATCAAGGCTCTTCTAGGTTTGGAGGTAGCAAGCTTTCAGAGCATGACCAGCAGATTGACCAAAAACCTTCAACAAAATCCTACGGAACCTTAAAAAGTCTAACCACACAAGGAGCAAAATGAGCTCACCGCGTCATCATCAGAACTTTGTATCAAGCCCCTAAAGGCTTCCTCTCCGGACTTTTCTTGAGGTGAGCTGGGAAAAATATAAACAACTCCGAGTTTGCGTTCCTCTACTAATCTTCCACCACCCTTATTGAACTGGATATGACATAAACATCAAGTCAATACAGAGAAAGAATGCCATCATCCAGTTTCCAGAGTTAATAAATAAGGTCAATTGTCAGAGAATTGATTCTCACTGTATCAGGTGGAAGTTCTTTGCCATCAGTATTAGGAGGCACTATGGTgctttgaagaagaaatttgtCCTTGCATTGCATATCAGGCGGGTATTCTTGTTGGGCTTGGAGAGTAACTTCACATCAACATAAAAAGGCACATCAGAAATCCAGGGAAATAAGAAAAGGCAAAGTGCTGAAAGAAGCATTTGTCAAAAAAACGCATCTATCAGAGTGAACAAGCCATCATGAAAAGATAGCCGGTTGACATGATAAGCAGTACCTCTTATTAGACAGGCATCTTGAGGAGGTATTGTACAAGTGTTTGGTCGTACAAAGTACTTTTTAGGTGAAGTCGTTTTAACCTAGCAAAAGGAAAGACTTGGGAATAAATTGAGGCTGCACTGTACCAAGAAAAAGCGTAAGAGGAATAAACTAAACTAAATGAGGCTTTAGAAGTTTGACGTAATTTAGGAAGGCAGATGTAGAACTCAAAAGGGATATATTTATGCATGAATGTGCCCAAGTCTACACATCGGTCAAAGTGTACCTTAAATGCAACATGCTGTTCTGTGTTGTTGACAACTTTGAGGTCGCAATAGCTCTGCTTTTCCAGCTCAACTGGTTACATGAATTTGAACATCAGAAGTCCATCCATTAACATGAGAGAGCTAGAAGGAAGGCTCTTAGGTCACAAAGTAAGAAAAAGCTTGACATAAACAGACATTTTCATATATCAAACTCTCCCTATAATCATGCAATGCGGTATATCCCGCATGTTCCAGTCTCTTCCTCTATAAAAATAGCAATTCTTTGACACATTGTTTACCGGCAGAGATCAATAGATCATGCTTCTGGATAGCTAACCTGATATTACCAGTCAAACTGCAAACAAGATATAATTTTTATCTTCCCCTTGTTATGGAGAATAATGCACAGTTTATTCCATATTAAGGACAAAAGAGACACCATTACGCAGTAAAAATTCTTAAGCACAACCAACCAAATTatgaaaggaaaacaagagtgcaatacaaatgcaaaagcatTACTAAATGCAGAAATGACGTGACAACACGCCTTCCCCTGCAAAGAAAGAGTCCATGTTTACCTTCCACTAGTAAAAGGAATGTCAAACCAGTATTTGGCTCacaatcaaataaaaacttCACTGTCCTTGGCCTCCCTAACAATAGGCCCAGAATCATGTCTATTTGGAACAAGAGATACCCTTACTCCCCTAAGTGATATCGAGGCTGGAAGATCTTGCTCAACTAGAAATTGAGCTCACCATTCATCACAGTAACACTAAACTCTGTTTCCAGTAGTCAGGTTTGAGTTTAGAATGTTTCAAAAAACACCCAAAAACCCAACGGGCTGACTGCAACTGAACCGGACTTACTCTCATCGGTCGCTGATAAAATGATCATTAACGGTTCACAGATCACCACCCACCAAtgattttaaagatttgaaacTTACAGTTTGGAGAATCCTATAAATCTACTGAATAGCAAATACTGGGAACACAATCCACTTAGCAACTGATCCATCGTGCGTTAATTGTATTACTTCACAAGAAACATTTTACCTTATGATACATAtgttttttccaaattaataaGCCAATTCTCTCCAAAGATTCTCAAGACCATCTGCCAATTGTTGAAGCAATTTAGAAATAAGCACCAGCTAGTATCAGATGAACACTTCCCCCTCCCCCATATCCTTTTCACACACATCCCTGACTTCAATATTAATGTCAACATTCTTTAACACCCCAGACCCTTGCCACAGTAGCCAGAACAACGTTACAATCTCATGGGAATGATTTTCGCATGGATAATTCATGAGATCTATATGTCCTAATCATCCACGCAACCTTTTTGTCAAGTTTCTACACATTCTCATCTTCTAATCTCCTCAAAGGAGGTCAGGCCTAAAAAAGCACTTGAAAAGATCTTCTCACTGATCCAACCATGTCAAAACCCACCAGCTTTTTGCATACTCAAGCCAACTTTGCATACATTTCTGGCTTTAAAGAAGAGTACCAGCCTGATGAGACCCTTTTTCCATCAGTCCAAGATTGTCCTAAGAGTACGGTGAAAGGATCCAGACATGACTGCGAAGGGCTTTCTCAGAACAAAATTTATACTTTAGCTGGTTTACATAGAATTCTAATAGCAGAGAATTACTCATCCGCAGAAAACGTGATGaaccttttcatcttttcaatGTTTCCTTTCGTAACTTCAGTGCCACCCTATTCTCTAATTCGAGCAAACCAAGGAGACGGTGAATTCACTCAAATGTCATCTACCTGAAATCTGCTAATTAGAACTGAAACTGATaacccagagagagagggagagagagagggaagtaCAAGTGAAATTGAGCTCGTCGGGATGAACAGAGATCAGTGGACGACCCGCGCCGGCCATCTTGGTGCCCTCACTGATACCGTAGATATCACCGCTTTTTCTTCAGCAACCCTGCGAACTCCCCTAATGATTGATCAGCCCCACATCATTCACCGCCATAGACAAAAGAAACCATAAGCTCCAAAACCTCCCCCTTAGAGTGACTGTCTCCTCGTTGTCCAATAGGCGTACCTGAATCTTATAGGTCCAAATAAGATAAGCCCGACCAATCACGCATAAAAGAACTCGAAGCTAAGTTAGTTAAACAAGGCAAGAGTTGGTAGAAGACAATACCCAGATCAAGAATCGTTCCGAGCTACAACCTCTGCCGGAGGATGGAAGTGGCA
This sequence is a window from Rhodamnia argentea isolate NSW1041297 chromosome 3, ASM2092103v1, whole genome shotgun sequence. Protein-coding genes within it:
- the LOC115743058 gene encoding vesicle-associated protein 2-1-like isoform X1 gives rise to the protein MAGAGRPLISVHPDELNFTFELEKQSYCDLKVVNNTEQHVAFKVKTTSPKKYFVRPNTCTIPPQDACLIRVTLQAQQEYPPDMQCKDKFLLQSTIVPPNTDGKELPPDTFNKGGGRLVEERKLGVVYIFPSSPQEKSGEEAFRGLIQSSDDDASLALQRMKNERDAAVRQIQWLQKDLDMMKAQRYQRSGRGFSYVSALVVAFIGVAIGFMLAYLYSSPSAE
- the LOC115743058 gene encoding vesicle-associated protein 2-1-like isoform X2, whose amino-acid sequence is MAGAGRPLISVHPDELNFTFELEKQSYCDLKVVNNTEQHVAFKVKTTSPKKYFVRPNTCTIPPQDACLIRVTLQAQQEYPPDMQCKDKFLLQSTIVPPNTDGKELPPDTFNKGGGRLVEERKLGVVYIFPSSPQEKSGEEAFRGLIQSSDDDASLALQRMKNERDAAVRQIQWLQKDLDMLKTQRYRRSGRGFSFMSALVVALAGAAIGFMLAFLYSSPPAE